One window of Candidatus Mycobacterium wuenschmannii genomic DNA carries:
- a CDS encoding HAD family hydrolase: protein MSAILFGSISTLADTSELQRRAFNESFESHGLDWQWSQPDYIAMLDSNGGAQRIADYAASHGDDVDPDAVHATKSQIFQELLATAGLTARPGVVATIQEAKRHNVKLGFVTTTSPENISALLETLSPDIEAGTFDLIVDRDAVVSPKPDGAVYSHALQQLGEDSGSVIAIEDNVGGVASASAAGVKCIAFPNENTAEGDFGEAAEIVDSLDAGHIVGLVA, encoded by the coding sequence ATGTCTGCCATCCTTTTTGGTTCGATCAGTACCCTCGCCGACACATCCGAACTGCAGCGCCGTGCATTCAACGAGTCGTTCGAATCGCACGGTCTCGACTGGCAGTGGTCGCAGCCGGACTACATCGCGATGCTCGACTCGAACGGCGGCGCACAGCGGATCGCCGACTATGCCGCGTCGCACGGCGACGACGTCGACCCCGATGCAGTGCACGCGACCAAGTCGCAGATCTTCCAGGAATTGCTGGCCACGGCCGGCCTGACGGCTCGACCGGGCGTCGTCGCGACGATTCAGGAGGCCAAGCGCCACAACGTGAAGCTGGGATTTGTCACGACGACGTCGCCCGAGAACATCTCCGCGCTCTTGGAGACGCTCAGCCCCGACATCGAAGCCGGCACTTTCGACCTGATTGTCGACCGGGACGCCGTCGTCAGCCCGAAACCCGACGGAGCCGTCTATTCGCACGCGCTCCAGCAGCTCGGCGAGGACTCGGGCTCCGTCATCGCGATCGAAGACAACGTCGGCGGCGTCGCCTCGGCGTCCGCGGCCGGCGTGAAATGCATTGCGTTTCCTAACGAGAACACCGCGGAGGGCGACTTCGGCGAGGCGGCCGAGATCGTCGACTCCCTCGACGCCGGTCACATCGTCGGGCTCGTTGCGTGA
- a CDS encoding TetR/AcrR family transcriptional regulator translates to MTPGTGDNSAGGSEDARVARTRADVARAALEVLTGEGSDAVTHARVAELAGYSKTTLYTHWPSRAELVALALDGLGDLPHHERSGDLRDDLVGELKAFRGGITEMRLDRILTGMAQWASVDEMREIRDKINNSGQGPLRAMLGEVLDGADLEAAVSMLTGVVACPSIMFGSLPDDEVIAAAVDIVLRSAKSRRAPTRS, encoded by the coding sequence ATGACACCCGGTACGGGCGATAACTCGGCCGGTGGCAGTGAGGATGCGCGGGTGGCTCGCACCCGCGCAGACGTCGCGCGGGCCGCTCTCGAGGTGCTGACCGGCGAAGGTTCCGATGCCGTCACCCACGCGCGGGTTGCTGAGCTTGCGGGTTACTCCAAAACTACGCTCTACACACATTGGCCGTCCCGTGCCGAGTTGGTCGCCCTCGCACTCGATGGGCTCGGCGATCTCCCGCATCACGAACGAAGCGGTGACCTGCGCGACGATCTCGTCGGCGAACTGAAGGCCTTTCGCGGTGGCATCACCGAAATGCGGCTGGACCGCATCCTGACCGGAATGGCCCAGTGGGCATCGGTCGACGAGATGCGGGAGATCCGGGACAAGATCAACAATTCCGGGCAGGGCCCGTTGCGCGCGATGCTCGGCGAGGTGCTCGACGGCGCCGACCTCGAAGCCGCCGTATCGATGCTCACCGGCGTCGTGGCGTGTCCCTCAATCATGTTCGGTTCGCTGCCCGACGACGAGGTGATCGCGGCGGCCGTGGACATCGTGCTGCGCAGTGCGAAATCCCGGCGGGCGCCTACGCGTTCCTGA
- a CDS encoding alpha-hydroxy acid oxidase, translating to MPRAHDLAPLIRFRTPRLDRVQRRLDDALTIDDLRRLAKRRTPRAAFDYTDGAAEEEISLGRARQAFRDIEFHPTILRDVSDARTDRQVLGGPVALPFAIAPTGFTRLMHTEGEVAGARAAASAGIPFSLSTLGTASIEDVVAAVPNGRKWFQLYMWRDRERSMALVQRAADAGFDTLLATVDVPVAGARLRDVRNGMSIPPALTLKTAIDAALRPRWWFDLLTTEPLSFASLDRWSGTVGEYLDSMFDPTLTFDDLAWIKARWPGKLVVKGIQTLEDARAVADLGVDGIVLSNHGGRQLDRAPVPFHLLPTVARELGAHTEVLVDTGIMSGADIVAAVALGARTTLIGRAYLYGLMAGGEAGVRRAIEILTAELVRTMKLLGVACLEELSPKHVTQLRRLVPVVSGEST from the coding sequence ATGCCGAGAGCGCACGATCTCGCACCGCTGATCCGTTTTCGCACGCCGCGGTTGGACCGTGTGCAGCGCCGCCTTGATGACGCGTTGACGATCGACGACCTACGGCGACTGGCCAAACGCCGGACACCCCGCGCGGCCTTCGACTACACCGACGGCGCTGCCGAGGAGGAGATTTCACTCGGTCGCGCTCGACAAGCGTTTCGCGACATCGAATTTCACCCGACGATCCTGCGTGACGTCAGCGACGCCCGCACGGATCGACAGGTGCTGGGCGGCCCGGTCGCGCTCCCCTTCGCAATTGCGCCGACGGGATTCACACGCCTGATGCACACCGAGGGCGAGGTCGCCGGGGCGCGAGCCGCCGCGTCGGCCGGCATACCCTTTTCGCTCTCGACGTTGGGAACGGCCTCGATCGAGGATGTCGTGGCCGCTGTGCCGAACGGCCGCAAATGGTTTCAGCTGTACATGTGGCGCGACCGGGAACGGTCGATGGCCCTGGTGCAGCGCGCTGCCGACGCCGGCTTCGACACGCTGCTGGCTACCGTCGACGTCCCGGTAGCCGGTGCCCGGTTGCGCGATGTCCGCAACGGAATGTCGATTCCGCCGGCGCTCACGCTGAAGACCGCAATCGACGCGGCGTTGCGACCACGCTGGTGGTTCGACCTGTTGACCACCGAACCGCTGTCGTTCGCGTCGCTAGATCGGTGGTCGGGCACTGTCGGCGAGTACCTGGATTCGATGTTCGACCCGACCCTGACCTTCGACGACCTCGCCTGGATCAAGGCGCGGTGGCCGGGCAAGCTCGTCGTCAAGGGCATCCAGACCCTCGAGGACGCCCGCGCCGTCGCCGATCTCGGGGTCGACGGCATCGTGTTGTCCAATCACGGCGGCCGTCAGCTCGACCGGGCCCCGGTGCCGTTCCATCTGCTGCCGACGGTGGCACGTGAACTGGGCGCACACACCGAGGTCCTAGTCGACACCGGCATCATGTCCGGCGCCGACATCGTCGCCGCGGTCGCGCTGGGCGCCCGCACCACGCTGATCGGCCGGGCCTACCTGTACGGCCTGATGGCCGGCGGCGAGGCCGGGGTGCGTCGCGCCATCGAGATCCTGACCGCTGAACTGGTTCGCACCATGAAGCTGCTGGGTGTGGCCTGTCTCGAGGAACTCTCCCCCAAGCACGTCACCCAGTTGCGGCGACTGGTGCCGGTCGTCAGTGGTGAGTCGACATGA
- a CDS encoding DUF1810 domain-containing protein: MPFTSEPFDLQRFVDAQERVYSDVVDELRAGRKRSHWIWFIFPQIAGLGSSATAARYAISTLDEARAYVRHDVLGPRLRECTRLVNAVQDKTIGEIFGSPDDLKVRSSMTLFARATDDNGDFRALLDRYYAGEEDPLTLRRLA, from the coding sequence ATGCCATTCACAAGCGAACCCTTCGACCTGCAGCGGTTCGTCGACGCGCAGGAGCGGGTGTATTCGGATGTCGTCGATGAGCTACGGGCGGGCCGAAAACGCAGCCATTGGATCTGGTTCATTTTCCCGCAGATCGCCGGTCTCGGCAGCAGCGCGACCGCAGCGCGGTATGCGATTTCGACACTCGACGAGGCGCGCGCCTACGTTCGTCACGACGTCCTCGGGCCCCGGCTACGCGAATGCACCCGACTGGTCAACGCCGTCCAGGACAAGACGATCGGCGAGATATTCGGATCGCCCGACGACTTGAAGGTCCGCTCGTCGATGACGCTGTTCGCCCGCGCCACCGACGACAACGGCGATTTCCGCGCGCTCTTGGACCGCTATTACGCAGGCGAGGAGGATCCGCTGACGCTGCGTCGCCTCGCTTAG
- a CDS encoding alpha-amylase family protein has protein sequence MSWVEHVVWWHVYPLGFVGAFPSDAPPGPGEHRLRRVAEWLDHAIALGASGVALGPIFASRTHGYDTSDHYRIDPRLGDDADFDYLISEARRRGLRVLLDGVFNHVGTDFVKYREAPNDAAAAGWFRGRAGRFHTFEGHEGLLTLNHDNPDVVSHTVDVMNHWLARGADGWRLDAAYAVPQQFWTSVLPKVRETHPDAWFVGELIHGDYAAVVRETGFDSATQYELWKAIWSGLNDGNFFELDHALQRHNDFRETFAPLTFIGNHDVTRIASQIERPEHLAHALVVLMTVGGVPSIYAGDEFGYRGVKEERFGGDDAVRPEFGSPPARLDERGAQIWSLHQYLVGLRRRHPWLYGASTSAVRLDNKQYVYESRNGDSALVVALNIDDKPLRVRLESARAEVISGSGAPPPEVAETVTVEPHGWRILRPV, from the coding sequence ATGAGTTGGGTCGAACACGTCGTTTGGTGGCACGTCTACCCGCTGGGCTTCGTAGGGGCCTTTCCCTCTGATGCACCGCCCGGACCGGGTGAGCACCGGTTGCGCCGCGTCGCCGAATGGTTGGATCACGCGATCGCGCTGGGCGCTTCGGGAGTTGCGCTCGGGCCGATCTTCGCCTCCCGCACCCACGGCTACGACACCAGCGACCACTACCGCATCGATCCGCGGCTCGGCGACGATGCCGACTTCGACTACCTCATCTCCGAGGCGCGCCGGCGGGGTCTGCGGGTCCTGCTCGATGGGGTCTTCAACCACGTCGGTACCGATTTCGTGAAGTACCGCGAAGCTCCGAACGACGCCGCCGCCGCGGGCTGGTTTCGCGGCCGGGCCGGGCGATTTCACACCTTCGAAGGCCACGAGGGCCTGCTCACCCTGAACCACGACAACCCCGACGTCGTCTCCCACACCGTCGACGTGATGAATCATTGGCTGGCCCGCGGTGCCGATGGCTGGCGACTGGATGCTGCTTATGCTGTGCCACAGCAGTTCTGGACATCGGTGCTCCCGAAGGTGCGCGAAACGCATCCCGATGCCTGGTTCGTCGGCGAACTCATCCACGGCGATTACGCCGCGGTGGTGCGTGAGACCGGATTCGATTCCGCCACCCAGTACGAGTTGTGGAAGGCGATCTGGAGCGGTCTGAATGACGGCAACTTCTTCGAACTCGACCATGCGCTACAGCGGCACAACGACTTCCGGGAGACGTTCGCGCCACTGACGTTCATCGGTAACCACGACGTGACCCGGATCGCCAGTCAGATCGAGCGGCCCGAGCACCTGGCCCACGCGCTCGTCGTCCTGATGACCGTCGGGGGCGTCCCGAGCATCTACGCCGGCGACGAGTTCGGCTACCGCGGTGTCAAAGAGGAGCGTTTCGGCGGCGATGACGCCGTGCGACCGGAGTTCGGCTCTCCCCCAGCCCGACTCGATGAACGCGGTGCCCAGATCTGGTCGCTGCACCAATACCTGGTCGGACTGCGCCGGCGCCATCCGTGGTTGTACGGCGCGTCGACCTCGGCGGTGCGGCTGGACAACAAGCAGTACGTCTACGAAAGCCGCAACGGCGATAGCGCGTTGGTCGTGGCGCTCAACATCGACGACAAGCCGCTGCGGGTGCGATTGGAGTCCGCACGAGCCGAGGTCATCTCCGGCAGCGGGGCTCCACCGCCCGAGGTCGCCGAGACGGTGACCGTCGAACCGCATGGCTGGCGGATTCTGCGTCCGGTCTAA
- a CDS encoding alkyl hydroperoxide reductase, which translates to MGIDNLKEALPEYAKDLKLNLGSISRTTALNTEQLWGTLLASAAATRNTRVLAEIGAEAADELSAEAYQAALGAASIMGMNNVFYRGRGFLDGKYDDLRPGLRMNIIGNPGVDKANFELWSFAVSSINGCGHCVSAHEHTLREAGVEREAILEALKVAAIVAGAAQAITTAETLATAG; encoded by the coding sequence ATGGGTATCGACAATCTGAAAGAGGCACTGCCCGAGTACGCCAAGGACCTGAAGCTGAACCTCGGCTCGATCAGCCGGACCACCGCGCTGAACACCGAGCAGTTGTGGGGCACGTTGCTGGCCAGCGCCGCGGCAACGCGAAACACGCGGGTGCTGGCCGAGATTGGCGCCGAGGCCGCCGACGAGCTGTCCGCCGAGGCCTACCAGGCCGCGCTGGGCGCGGCGTCGATCATGGGCATGAACAACGTGTTCTATCGGGGACGCGGCTTCCTGGACGGCAAGTACGACGACCTACGTCCTGGTCTGCGGATGAACATCATCGGCAACCCAGGCGTGGACAAGGCCAACTTCGAGTTGTGGTCCTTCGCGGTCTCGTCGATCAACGGTTGCGGGCACTGCGTGAGCGCGCACGAGCACACCTTGCGGGAGGCCGGCGTCGAACGCGAGGCGATTCTCGAGGCGTTGAAGGTCGCAGCGATCGTCGCCGGTGCCGCCCAGGCGATCACCACTGCCGAGACTCTGGCGACCGCCGGATAG
- a CDS encoding peroxiredoxin, with protein sequence MALLTIGDQFPAYKLTALIGGDLSKVDAQQPEDYFTTISSDDFAGKWRVVFFWPKDFTFVCPTEIAAFGKLNDEFIDRDTQVLGASVDNEFVHFQWRAQHDDLKKLPFPMLSDLKRELAQATGALNADGVADRVTYIVDPNNEIQFVSVTAGSVGRNVDEVLRVLDALQSDELCACNWKKGDPTLDAGELLKASA encoded by the coding sequence ATGGCACTGCTGACCATTGGCGACCAGTTCCCGGCCTACAAGCTGACGGCGTTGATCGGTGGAGACCTCTCCAAGGTCGATGCCCAGCAGCCGGAGGACTACTTCACCACGATTTCCAGTGACGACTTCGCAGGCAAGTGGCGGGTGGTCTTCTTCTGGCCCAAGGACTTCACCTTTGTGTGCCCGACCGAAATCGCCGCATTCGGCAAGTTGAACGACGAGTTCATCGACCGCGACACCCAGGTGCTCGGTGCCTCGGTGGATAACGAGTTCGTGCACTTCCAGTGGCGTGCTCAGCACGACGACTTGAAAAAGCTTCCGTTCCCGATGCTTTCGGATCTCAAGCGGGAACTGGCGCAGGCTACTGGCGCGCTCAACGCCGACGGCGTCGCCGACCGTGTCACCTACATCGTTGACCCGAACAACGAAATCCAGTTCGTGTCGGTGACCGCCGGTTCGGTCGGCCGCAACGTCGACGAGGTGTTGCGCGTGCTGGACGCCCTGCAGTCCGACGAGCTGTGCGCGTGCAATTGGAAGAAGGGCGACCCGACGCTGGACGCCGGCGAGCTGCTCAAGGCTTCGGCCTGA
- a CDS encoding hydrogen peroxide-inducible genes activator: MSDKSYQPTIAGLRAFVAVAEKHHFGSAATTLGVSQSTLSQALSALETGLGVQLVERSTRRVFLTAEGSALLPLAQAVIDAAAAFTAAAAGSADPLQGTIRLGLIPTVAPYVLPTLLAGLAERLPGLTLRVIEDQTERLLTGLREGSIDAALIALPADAAGVTEIPIYDEDFVLALPPGHPLAGKRRVHPTVLAELPLLLLDEGHCLRDQALDVCRKAGVQADLANTRAASLATAVQCVAGGLGVTLIPRSAVSVESVRSRLDLAYFATPRPGRRIGLVFRSSSGREGPYRQLAEMVGELLAADQQIRPVT; encoded by the coding sequence ATGTCCGATAAGAGTTATCAGCCGACGATCGCCGGCCTGCGGGCCTTCGTCGCGGTGGCCGAAAAGCATCACTTCGGCAGTGCGGCAACGACTCTCGGAGTCAGCCAGTCGACGCTGTCGCAGGCACTGTCGGCGCTGGAAACCGGCCTTGGGGTACAGCTGGTCGAGCGGTCCACCCGCCGGGTTTTCCTGACGGCCGAGGGCAGCGCGCTGCTGCCGCTGGCGCAGGCGGTGATCGACGCGGCGGCGGCATTCACCGCGGCCGCCGCGGGGTCCGCAGATCCGCTTCAGGGCACCATCCGACTCGGCTTGATTCCGACGGTGGCGCCCTACGTCCTGCCGACCCTGCTCGCCGGCCTCGCCGAGCGGTTGCCCGGGCTGACACTGCGGGTGATCGAGGACCAGACCGAGCGGCTGTTGACCGGACTGCGGGAGGGGTCGATCGACGCGGCCCTGATCGCGTTGCCTGCCGACGCCGCCGGCGTGACCGAGATCCCGATTTACGACGAGGATTTCGTGTTAGCGCTGCCGCCCGGCCATCCGCTGGCCGGTAAGCGGCGAGTGCATCCGACGGTGCTGGCCGAGCTGCCGTTGTTGCTGCTCGACGAGGGGCACTGCCTGCGCGATCAGGCGCTCGACGTCTGCCGGAAGGCGGGCGTGCAGGCCGACCTGGCGAATACCCGCGCGGCATCGCTGGCCACGGCGGTGCAGTGCGTCGCCGGCGGGCTGGGTGTCACGCTGATCCCGCGGAGCGCGGTATCTGTCGAGAGCGTGCGCAGCCGCCTGGACCTGGCCTACTTCGCCACACCTCGGCCCGGCCGCCGCATCGGGCTGGTATTCCGGTCGTCGAGCGGACGCGAAGGACCGTACCGACAGCTCGCCGAGATGGTCGGGGAGTTGTTGGCCGCGGACCAGCAGATACGCCCGGTCACGTAG
- a CDS encoding PaaI family thioesterase has product MLDFTLENLSAEDVERLRGIYQPLAESVRELIDATVRTEVDADAVAAAKAEIDAATARLRTKQTAGSFGVRYLETGERMAWGNAVIGIRNPIAPPVNIRREETGTFVSDFHLGAPYEGPPGHVHGGVAALVLDHLLGEAAADGINPRLTGTISFRYVRATRLGDLHAEAMITGTEGAKTYAVGHLADAEGVTVEAEGVFIQPRWSRERAE; this is encoded by the coding sequence ATGTTGGACTTCACGCTCGAGAACCTCAGCGCCGAGGACGTCGAACGGTTGCGGGGGATCTACCAGCCCCTGGCGGAGTCGGTTCGGGAGTTGATCGACGCGACGGTCAGGACCGAAGTAGACGCCGACGCGGTCGCGGCCGCCAAGGCCGAGATCGACGCCGCCACAGCACGTTTACGCACCAAGCAAACCGCGGGCAGCTTCGGTGTCCGCTATCTGGAGACCGGCGAGCGGATGGCTTGGGGCAACGCCGTCATCGGCATCCGAAACCCGATCGCGCCGCCGGTGAACATCCGTCGCGAGGAGACCGGCACATTCGTCAGCGACTTTCATCTGGGCGCCCCGTACGAGGGGCCGCCCGGTCACGTCCACGGCGGGGTGGCCGCTCTGGTGCTCGACCATCTGCTGGGTGAGGCCGCGGCCGACGGCATCAATCCACGCCTGACCGGCACAATCAGCTTCCGCTACGTCCGGGCCACTCGACTCGGGGATCTGCACGCCGAGGCCATGATCACCGGGACCGAGGGCGCCAAGACCTACGCGGTGGGCCACCTCGCCGACGCGGAGGGCGTCACCGTCGAGGCCGAAGGCGTCTTCATCCAGCCGCGCTGGTCGCGGGAACGCGCGGAATAG
- a CDS encoding EthD domain-containing protein: protein MEKVIAVLRAADADEKWCERQRGPVAEAVLALGVAGLTVNVRDSAVSHSMMTLTMLDPPAAAIVSIWTPQCYGDQTTEALRLLAAECDQLAAYLVTESTPLSAPLQLGERTTGLANIALLRRPPDLDYATWLHRWQRDHTPVAIETQSTFGYTQNAVVRALTTDAPQLSGIVEELFPIEAVTDLKAFFGATDDADLQQRLSRMVASTSAFGANENIDTVPTSRYVLATPFTP from the coding sequence ATGGAAAAGGTGATCGCGGTTCTTCGGGCCGCCGACGCGGACGAGAAGTGGTGTGAGCGTCAGCGCGGCCCCGTCGCCGAGGCGGTCCTCGCGCTCGGCGTCGCCGGGCTGACGGTCAATGTCCGCGACTCGGCGGTGAGCCATTCGATGATGACGCTCACCATGCTGGACCCACCCGCCGCCGCGATTGTCAGCATCTGGACCCCGCAGTGCTACGGCGACCAGACCACCGAGGCGTTGAGACTGTTAGCAGCCGAGTGCGATCAGCTGGCCGCCTATCTGGTCACCGAGTCAACCCCGCTGTCAGCGCCGCTCCAGTTGGGTGAGCGCACAACGGGATTGGCCAACATCGCGCTGCTGCGCCGACCGCCCGATCTCGACTACGCAACCTGGCTGCACCGCTGGCAGCGCGACCACACGCCGGTGGCGATCGAGACGCAGTCCACCTTCGGGTACACGCAGAACGCCGTCGTGCGGGCGCTGACGACGGATGCGCCGCAATTGTCGGGCATCGTCGAGGAGTTGTTCCCGATCGAGGCGGTCACCGACCTGAAAGCATTCTTCGGTGCTACCGACGACGCTGATCTGCAGCAGCGACTGTCCCGAATGGTCGCCAGCACATCGGCTTTCGGCGCCAACGAGAACATCGACACCGTGCCCACCAGCCGGTACGTGCTCGCGACACCCTTCACACCTTGA
- a CDS encoding enoyl-CoA hydratase/isomerase family protein, translated as MILEVDDLNRVRTLRLNRPDALNAFNEALYEATARALHEAAEDPDIAVVLLTGAGRAFSAGNDLKEMQARILDPEMANQGSHFTTMIDALTRFPKPLICAVNGVGVGIGTTILGYADLVFMSSTARLKCPFTSLGVAPEAASSYLLPQLIGRQNAAWLLMSSEWVSAQEAQSMGMAWKVCEPDDLLAEARRHAEILAARSIPSLIAVKQSMVEPTVPDIAAATERENAHFAELLGGQANAAALADFTAKRGS; from the coding sequence GTGATACTCGAAGTCGACGACCTGAACAGGGTGCGCACCCTCAGATTGAATCGGCCGGATGCGCTGAATGCGTTCAACGAAGCACTCTACGAAGCGACCGCACGGGCCTTGCACGAGGCGGCCGAGGATCCTGACATCGCGGTCGTGCTGTTGACCGGAGCGGGTCGCGCCTTCAGCGCCGGCAACGACCTCAAGGAGATGCAGGCCCGCATCCTCGATCCCGAAATGGCCAACCAGGGTTCGCATTTCACCACGATGATCGATGCGCTGACCCGGTTCCCGAAGCCGCTGATCTGCGCCGTGAACGGCGTGGGTGTCGGGATCGGCACCACGATCCTCGGCTACGCCGATCTGGTTTTCATGTCATCCACCGCGCGGCTGAAGTGCCCCTTCACCAGCCTGGGTGTCGCACCCGAGGCCGCGTCGTCCTATCTGCTGCCACAGCTGATCGGCCGGCAGAACGCCGCCTGGCTGCTGATGTCCTCGGAGTGGGTGAGCGCGCAGGAGGCACAGTCGATGGGCATGGCCTGGAAGGTGTGCGAGCCCGACGACCTGCTCGCCGAGGCCCGCAGGCACGCGGAAATCCTTGCCGCCCGGTCGATTCCGAGTCTGATCGCGGTCAAGCAGTCGATGGTCGAGCCGACTGTGCCCGATATCGCGGCGGCTACCGAGCGTGAAAATGCCCATTTCGCAGAGCTTTTGGGTGGTCAGGCCAATGCGGCCGCGCTTGCGGATTTCACCGCCAAGCGGGGGAGTTGA
- a CDS encoding (2Fe-2S)-binding protein, whose protein sequence is MYVCLCEGVTSQTVSDAVASGCSTSKEVAARCGAGLDCGRCRRTVRAIIEAAAQLQPTGS, encoded by the coding sequence ATGTACGTCTGCCTCTGCGAAGGAGTCACCAGCCAGACCGTTTCCGATGCGGTCGCGAGCGGATGCTCCACGTCCAAAGAGGTCGCGGCACGCTGTGGTGCGGGCCTCGACTGCGGACGGTGCCGGCGCACGGTTCGGGCGATCATCGAGGCCGCCGCGCAGCTACAACCCACTGGGTCCTGA
- the bfr gene encoding bacterioferritin: MQGDPDVLRLLNEQLTSELTAINQYFLHSKMQENWGFTELAGHTRAESFDEMRHAERITDRILLLDGLPNYQRLFSLRIGQTLREQFEADLAIEYDVLNRLRPGVIMCREKQDSTSASLLEDIIADEENHVDYLETQLQLMDKLGEELYSAQCVSRPPTTGQAGG; the protein is encoded by the coding sequence GTGCAAGGTGATCCGGATGTTCTGCGCCTTCTTAACGAACAGCTGACCAGTGAACTGACCGCCATCAACCAGTACTTCCTGCATTCCAAGATGCAGGAGAATTGGGGCTTCACCGAGTTGGCCGGCCACACCCGTGCCGAGTCATTCGACGAGATGCGTCACGCCGAGCGGATCACCGACCGCATCCTGCTGCTCGACGGTCTGCCGAACTACCAGCGCCTCTTCTCGCTACGGATCGGCCAAACGCTGCGCGAACAGTTCGAGGCCGACCTGGCGATCGAGTACGACGTGCTGAACCGGTTGCGGCCCGGCGTGATCATGTGCCGCGAAAAGCAGGACTCCACCAGCGCATCCCTGCTCGAGGACATCATCGCCGACGAGGAGAACCACGTCGACTACCTCGAGACGCAGCTGCAGCTGATGGACAAGTTGGGCGAGGAGCTGTATTCGGCTCAATGCGTGTCGCGTCCGCCGACGACGGGTCAAGCCGGCGGCTGA